The genomic DNA GCATGCCTTTAGGTTTTTGGCTTTGTTGTGATAAAAGCCTGTTGAGTGGATGTCTTTTTCGAGTTCTGTTATGTCGGCGTTGGCGTAGTCTTCTGGTTTTTGGTATTTTTTGAAGAGGGTTTTGGTGACGTTGTTGACTTGGGCATCGGTGGTTTGGGCGGAGAGTATGGTGGCTATTAGCATTTCAAGGGGGGTTGTGTAGTGGAGTGCGGTTTTGGCTGTTGGGTATATTGTTTCTAGTGTTTGGATTATTTTTGTGCATCTTTCTT from Candidatus Bathyarchaeota archaeon includes the following:
- a CDS encoding endonuclease III, producing MTTPKTQLTPQERCTKIIQTLETIYPTAKTALHYTTPLEMLIATILSAQTTDAQVNNVTKTLFKKYQKPEDYANADITELEKDIHSTGFYHNKAKNLKAC